The following are encoded in a window of Acidobacteriota bacterium genomic DNA:
- a CDS encoding ABC transporter ATP-binding protein, translated as MPPRARGRHPAGGSERRGRIARVPGAALLVRGLVKRYGELTAVDGIDLEVRRGRCLGLLGPNGAGKTTTIEVLEGLLRPDAGRIELLGRTWEEAGADLRRRLGVQLQETSLPEKLTVRETVRLFASFYPEPLEIDRAIELVSLQEKSAVQVRRLSGGQRRRLSLACALVGRPELLFLDEPTTGLDPQARLAMWDVVSRFREAGGTVLLTTHDMQEAERLCDRVAIMDRGRIIAHGTPRELVASLGAEHVLELATEHPLPPEKLAGAPGVSSVTAVEGGLRLTLREPHNSLPSILAALHRSGARLTRLAMHHATLEDVFVALTGRHLREG; from the coding sequence ATGCCGCCCCGCGCGCGCGGCCGCCACCCCGCGGGCGGTTCGGAACGCCGCGGTAGAATCGCCCGCGTGCCCGGAGCCGCCCTTCTCGTCCGCGGTCTCGTGAAGCGCTACGGCGAGCTCACCGCCGTGGACGGCATCGATCTCGAGGTGCGGAGAGGCCGCTGCCTCGGACTGCTCGGGCCGAACGGGGCGGGCAAGACGACGACCATCGAGGTGCTGGAGGGCCTCCTCCGGCCGGATGCCGGGCGGATCGAACTGCTCGGCCGAACCTGGGAGGAGGCCGGCGCCGACCTCCGCCGGCGCCTCGGCGTCCAGCTCCAGGAGACCTCCCTTCCCGAGAAGCTGACGGTCCGCGAGACGGTGCGACTGTTCGCCAGCTTCTACCCCGAACCGCTGGAGATCGACCGTGCCATCGAGCTGGTCTCGCTCCAGGAAAAGTCCGCTGTCCAGGTGCGACGGCTGTCGGGGGGACAGCGGCGCCGGCTCTCCCTCGCCTGCGCGCTGGTGGGCCGGCCGGAACTTCTCTTTCTCGACGAGCCGACCACCGGCCTCGACCCGCAGGCCCGACTCGCGATGTGGGACGTCGTGAGCCGCTTCCGGGAGGCGGGGGGAACGGTGCTCCTCACCACTCACGACATGCAGGAAGCCGAGCGTCTTTGCGACCGCGTCGCGATCATGGACCGGGGGCGGATCATCGCGCACGGGACGCCCCGCGAGCTGGTGGCGTCGCTGGGGGCGGAGCACGTGTTGGAGCTGGCCACCGAGCACCCGCTGCCGCCGGAGAAGCTGGCCGGCGCCCCCGGCGTCTCCTCGGTGACCGCGGTGGAGGGCGGCCTGCGGCTGACGCTGCGCGAGCCGCACAACTCCCTTCCCTCGATCCTGGCCGCTCTCCATCGGTCCGGCGCCCGGCTGACGCGACTCGCGATGCACCATGCGACGCTGGAGGACGTTTTCGTGGCGCTGACCGGGCGCCACCTGCGGGAGGGCTGA
- a CDS encoding glycosyltransferase, whose product MPVDTAVVVPCFDEAERLDGDEFLAHLDRDPRVRFEFVDDGSSDGTPELLERIVAAAGGRARLTRLERNRGKAEAVRRGMLAALAAGPTFAGYWDADLSTPLEAVGELRAVLESRPEIALVLGSRVKLLGRTIERSAVRHYAGRIFATAASWTLGWPVYDTQCGAKLFRVTEATRGLFDEPFLSGWAFDVELLIRFDRALAERGRPALEAVVEHPLAVWRDRPGSKVRPWDLLRAIHDLVRVRAAYSKRSRRT is encoded by the coding sequence GTGCCCGTCGACACCGCGGTCGTGGTCCCCTGCTTCGACGAGGCGGAACGCCTCGACGGGGACGAGTTCCTGGCGCATCTCGACCGGGATCCGCGCGTCCGGTTCGAGTTCGTGGACGACGGCAGTTCGGACGGCACGCCGGAGTTGCTGGAGAGGATCGTCGCGGCGGCCGGCGGCCGGGCCCGCCTCACCCGTCTCGAGCGCAACCGCGGCAAGGCGGAGGCCGTGCGGCGCGGAATGCTCGCCGCGCTCGCGGCCGGTCCCACATTCGCCGGCTATTGGGACGCCGACCTCTCCACGCCGCTCGAGGCCGTCGGGGAACTGCGGGCCGTTCTCGAGAGCCGTCCCGAAATCGCACTCGTGCTCGGCTCCCGCGTCAAGCTGCTCGGCAGGACGATCGAGCGGAGCGCCGTGCGACACTACGCCGGCCGCATCTTCGCCACCGCGGCCTCCTGGACGCTGGGATGGCCGGTCTACGACACCCAGTGCGGGGCCAAGCTGTTCCGGGTCACGGAGGCGACAAGGGGACTGTTCGACGAGCCGTTCCTGAGCGGCTGGGCGTTCGACGTCGAGCTGCTGATAAGATTCGACCGCGCGCTGGCCGAACGGGGCCGGCCGGCGCTGGAAGCGGTCGTCGAGCACCCCCTCGCGGTGTGGCGCGACCGGCCCGGCTCGAAGGTGCGCCCGTGGGACCTGCTGCGTGCCATCCATGACCTCGTCCGGGTGCGCGCCGCCTATTCGAAACGGAGCCGGCGGACCTGA
- a CDS encoding ABC transporter permease — protein MSRPHPLIELTLFRIREFVREPEALFWVFVFPVLLALALGVAFRERRAGPLRIAVVGGAGAAPLARALAGSPELECAVLPAEEALRRLRTGAAAASVEPGAEVTVRFDPARPESLAARFAVENALRRASGPLDGPPVRVEEVRAPGARYIDFLVPGLLGMNLMGTGMWGVGFSVVNARQKKLLKRLAAAPMRRSHYLAAQMAGRLVFLGAEVVVLVGFARAVFSVPFRGPLATFAAVCLAGALAFAGLGLLVAARPRTIEGVSGIMNFVMLPMWIGSGTFFSAERFPAPLQPLIQLLPLTAVNDALRAVMLEGAGFPEVAHELALIGAWTAVSFALALRWFRWS, from the coding sequence GTGTCCCGGCCGCACCCGCTGATCGAACTGACCCTCTTCCGGATCCGCGAGTTCGTACGAGAACCGGAGGCGCTGTTCTGGGTCTTCGTGTTTCCCGTACTGCTGGCCCTGGCCCTCGGCGTCGCCTTCCGGGAGCGGCGGGCCGGCCCGCTGCGCATCGCGGTGGTCGGAGGCGCCGGGGCCGCACCGCTCGCGCGGGCGCTGGCCGGATCACCGGAACTCGAGTGCGCGGTCCTCCCGGCCGAGGAGGCGCTGAGGCGGCTGCGGACCGGGGCGGCGGCGGCCTCCGTCGAACCGGGTGCGGAGGTGACCGTGCGCTTCGACCCGGCGCGCCCGGAGAGCCTCGCCGCCCGGTTCGCCGTCGAGAACGCCCTCCGCCGCGCGTCCGGGCCGCTCGACGGTCCGCCGGTTCGGGTGGAGGAGGTCCGGGCGCCCGGCGCGCGTTACATCGACTTCCTGGTCCCGGGTCTCCTCGGGATGAACCTCATGGGGACCGGGATGTGGGGGGTCGGGTTTTCGGTGGTGAACGCCCGCCAGAAGAAGCTGCTCAAGCGCCTCGCGGCGGCGCCGATGCGGAGGAGCCATTACCTTGCCGCCCAGATGGCGGGACGGCTGGTCTTCCTCGGCGCCGAGGTGGTCGTGCTCGTCGGCTTCGCGCGGGCGGTTTTCTCCGTGCCGTTCCGCGGGCCGCTCGCCACGTTCGCGGCGGTCTGCCTCGCCGGCGCACTCGCCTTCGCGGGCCTCGGCCTGCTCGTGGCCGCCCGGCCCCGCACGATCGAGGGCGTTTCGGGAATCATGAACTTCGTGATGCTCCCCATGTGGATCGGGTCGGGCACGTTCTTCTCCGCCGAGAGGTTCCCCGCGCCTCTCCAGCCGCTCATTCAGCTCCTCCCGCTGACCGCGGTCAACGACGCCCTGCGTGCGGTGATGCTCGAGGGAGCGGGCTTTCCCGAGGTGGCGCACGAACTCGCCCTGATCGGCGCCTGGACGGCCGTGTCGTTCGCCCTGGCGCTCCGCTGGTTCCGGTGGAGCTGA